One stretch of Daphnia pulicaria isolate SC F1-1A chromosome 6, SC_F0-13Bv2, whole genome shotgun sequence DNA includes these proteins:
- the LOC124344387 gene encoding dual specificity protein phosphatase 19-like, with product MSSLNELLKTKGENLRRVTTRVTLPSGRVFHEGDGVAVESEQSYGFVIDNTPDLQVRQVKEGLFVASQDVANDAGLIKQYGITHVLNVAEVPSQKLIDLHYLDVHILDLPEEPLSCHFAKCFEFIDEALKNGRVLVHCNAGISRSVSIVVAFLMCRRQKSLFEAISQVKAARPRAQPNAGFVKQLKMYESSILNNDSKPNS from the coding sequence ATGAGCAGCCTCAACGAATTATTGAAAACTAAGGGAGAAAATTTGCGCCGAGTGACTACGCGAGTGACTTTACCGAGTGGACGAGTATTTCATGAAGGCGACGGAGTTGCAGTGGAGAGTGAACAATCTTACGGTTTTGTCATCGATAACACACCAGATCTACAGGTTAGGCAAGTGAAGGAAGGCCTTTTTGTCGCTTCTCAAGATGTTGCCAATGATGCAGGATTGATTAAacagtatgggatcacccacGTACTGAACGTTGCCGAAGTTCCATCTCAGAAATTGATTGACCTTCACTATCTCGATGTTCACATTTTGGACTTGCCCGAAGAACCGCTAAGTTGTCATTTTGCAAAGTGTTTTGAGTTTATAGATGAAGCGCTTAAAAACGGCCGTGTGCTTGTCCATTGTAATGCTGGTATTTCTCGTTCCGTTTCAATCGTGGTTGCCTTCCTAATGTGTCGTCGACAAAAGAGTCTCTTTGAGGCTATAAGTCAAGTCAAAGCTGCCAGACCAAGAGCTCAACCTAATGCGggatttgtaaaacagttgaAGATGTACGAGTCTAGTATTTTGAACAATGATTCAAAACCTAACAGTTAG
- the LOC124342176 gene encoding 5'-3' exoribonuclease 2-like, with protein sequence MDYIRRQRAQPSHDPNTSHILCGADADLIMLGLATHELNFTGMRQEFRPNKLIPCEICNQIGHEQNDCQGVEHPKCGENDEIGHNVAAKQNYIFIRLNVLRECLERELRMPSMSIVYDFERAIDDWIFMCLFIRNDYLPHLASLEIREGAIDRLVNLYKECVYKTKGWLTDSGFVNLDRLQIILSQFGYDEDEIFQKRQMDELSISNVNSSRANSQKTKEEKVDLSGRNVVVSFDLRCANNRRQQLTPANNVLRPHCRASILKREQSM encoded by the exons atggACTACATTCGCCGGCAACGAGCACAACCCAGCCACGATCCCAACACCAGCCATATCTTGTGCGGTGCTGACGCAGATTTGATCATGCTTGGGTTAGCTACCCATGAGCTGAATTTCACTGGTATGCGTCAAGAATTCAGACCAAACAAACTTATACCATGTGAAATTTGTAACCAGATAG GTCACGAGCAGAATGACTGTCAAGGAGTGGAGCACCCAAAGTGTGGAGAGAACGACGAAATCGGTCACAATGTAGCAGCCAAGCAGAACTACATATTCATTCGCCTCAACGTGCTTAGAGAGTGTCTTGAAAGGGAGCTGCGGATGCCAAGTATGTCGATTGTGTATGACTTTGAACGTGCCATAGATGATTGGATCTTCATGTGTTTATTCATCCGCAACGACTACCTACCTCATCTTGCATCATTAGAAATTCGAGAAGGTGCTATTGACAGACTCGTAAATCTCTACAAAGAATGTGTCTACAAGACTAag GGATGGTTGACAGACAGTGGGTTCGTCAACTTGGATAGATTGCAGATTATTCTATCACAATTTGGATATGACGAagacgaaatatttcaaaaacgtCAAATGGATGAACTCAGTATCAG TAACGTGAACAGCAGTCGAGCCAACAGTCAAAAGacgaaagaggaaaaagtggATTTGTCCGGTCGAAATGTCGTTGTTAGCTTTGATTTACGCTGCGCAAATAACCGTCGACAACAACTCACTCCCGCCAATAACGTTCTCAGACCTCACTGTCGAGCTAGCATACTCAAAAGAGAACAATCTATGTAA